Proteins encoded within one genomic window of Nitrospira sp.:
- a CDS encoding response regulator has translation MHILIVEDDERIVGFMKRGLEAEDFNIDVASGTSQAIDMVNARFYDLLIIDIFLGADDGLDLCRSLRQRRVGSPILIMTAKGTPETEQASKEAGADAYLAKPFAFEDLIATIARFRTPASPSEHRREVYAK, from the coding sequence GTGCACATCCTGATCGTCGAAGACGATGAGCGAATTGTTGGTTTCATGAAGCGCGGGCTTGAAGCTGAAGACTTCAACATAGATGTTGCTTCAGGAACGTCTCAAGCCATCGATATGGTCAACGCCCGATTCTACGACCTTCTCATTATCGATATCTTTCTCGGGGCGGATGACGGACTCGATCTCTGCCGCTCACTTCGCCAGCGACGAGTCGGATCTCCTATCCTGATCATGACCGCCAAAGGTACACCGGAAACGGAACAGGCGAGCAAGGAGGCGGGTGCGGATGCATACCTCGCGAAACCCTTTGCATTCGAAGACCTGATTGCCACAATCGCACGTTTTCGTACGCCCGCTTCTCCCTCTGAACACCGAAGGGAAGTTTATGCAAAG